Proteins encoded in a region of the Labrus mixtus chromosome 19, fLabMix1.1, whole genome shotgun sequence genome:
- the prlh2 gene encoding prolactin releasing hormone 2, with amino-acid sequence MLPGRAADVRLCVLTSRWVPAALTLLLVLSSSLSSAHSTTVEHDFHIVHNVDNRSPEIDPFWYVGRGVRPIGRFGKRHSSVSSEGLQPVVRVMGLLLNSLRNKEDLRNVLDVEGGDWLP; translated from the exons ATGCTGCCCGGGAGAGCGGCTGATGTCCGGCTCTGCGTCCTCACGAGCCGCTGGGTGCCCGCAGCTCTCACGCTGCTCCTCgtgctctcctccagcctgaGCAGCGCTCACAGCACCACGGTGGAGCACGACTTTCACATCGTTCACAATGTCGACAACAGAA GTCCAGAGATAGACCCATTCTGGTACGTGGGACGTGGGGTCAGACCCATCGGGCGCTTCGGTAAGAGGCACAGCAGCGTGAGCAGCGAGGGGCTGCAACCTGTCGTCAGGGTAATGGGTCTGCTTCTCAACAGCCTTAGAAACAAGGAGGACCTCAGAAACGTGCTGGATGTTGAGGGGGGGGATTGGTTACCATGA
- the myripb gene encoding rab effector MyRIP isoform X2 → MAETLTVALRVAEEAIEEAIAKAEEFSDSLEKQNEARYLRDHKEELIEELATTIVQKIIQRRKRSEMQTEYDFVWPQPQSMIPPDELPSPSQTQTSSQGAQDTFKNSYTLWRSRSAFSLTSDDSPEKVPEDEGAGARGNLQNYASLKREGKATSLPSWRSVDRLDNSSASSVLHSPDGNWIALHSSQLSRPSLLTKRKSLVFSVLEKESGVVSAYDEMGSDSEEGDEGCWGVALRQFRRKLSDDTYYTDSQHDPEWTYTQHLPITSPSSGQFTNTETLNSDSEASSVLSACPRKPPHNHLRKKGPPDTHLHPHNLYHQHLQQNFSPYPHHSEALDVNFNPKVMGDSSEAEEKQSDLIRRSRRRRKSKRESSSERSRPGSQTHSQTIYPLVQENGGYLLNALLKRSMSEEQSVPDSMPMATAAPEAFKLDAMTPESEDFHTVLQNSAALSSQQPQPLALGSQHSPSSPGPVDPLEEGLRSRLNQMVSRANSKDSSSSEEECTKRAAEKQLDNESDRQREKTRPKDTDRDRERQRVLERLRDRNSIKEREKAGDTVKVNGKEMKRGERLIKSSSVREERVGRRLEKRVESLKEKLDEQEQKRGEKRELNRQSKRQHRRDAEKETEQKGGAKRSGSSASSPAITPSSQEGVLSDNQQKYSAASLCSITTEVLKVLNATEELIGEAGGESFTPSESTCASPVSNSAEARRLDQRLTKMEENVYLTAGAVYGLEGALGDLEHCARSINSGTTDTELAFLEDQVATAAAQVQHSELQISNIESRISALKTAGLNVTACNRFSKFKPKAKPQTLDSSRHQRRKLPAPPMKEKMEPEQQVKAFRP, encoded by the exons atCATCCAGAGGAGGAAGCGCTCAGAGATGCAGACAGAGTATGACTTTGTCTGGCCTCAGCCTCAGTCCATGATCCCGCCCGATGAACTCCCCTCTCCGTCTCAGACGCAAACCTCGTCTCAAGGAGCACAGGACACTTTCAAGAACTCCTACACCCTCTGG cgaTCCCGGTCGGCGTTCTCCCTCACCAGTGACGACTCGCCAGAGAAAGTCCCTGAAGACGAAGGAGCAGGAGCGAGAGGTAACCTGCAAAATTACGCATCCCTGAAAAGAGAGGGTAAGGCCACTTCTCTGCCAAGCTGGAGGAGTGTCGACCGCCTGGACAACTCCA GTGCATCCTCAGTGCTTCACAGCCCAGATGGTAACTGGATCGCTCTGCACAGCTCTCAGCTGTCTCGTCCCAGCCTGCTAACCAAGAGGAAGAGCCTTGTGTTCAGCGTGTTGGAAAAGGAGTCTGGCGTCGTCTCAGCCTACGATGAGATGGGATCGGACTCTGAGGAGGGCGACGAAGGCTGCTGGGGCGTAGCGCTGAGACAGTTCCGCCGCAAGCTGTCCGACGATACGTACTACACGGACTCGCAGCACGACCCAGAGTGGACGTACACGCAGCACCTCCCCATCACCTCTCCATCCTCAGGCCAGTTCACCAACACAGAGACTCTTAACTCGGACTCAGAGGCTTCGTCGGTTCTGTCTGCGTGTCCCCGGAAACCTCCTCACAACCACCTGAGGAAGAAAGGCCCGCCGGACACCCATCTGCACCCTCATAACCTCTACCACCAACACCTCCAGCAGAACTTCTCTCCTTACCCACACCACTCAGAGGCACTGGATGTGAACTTTAATCCTAAG GTGATGGGAGACAGCAGTGAGGCAGAGGAGAAGCAAAGTGACCTCATCAGAAGGTCCCGGCGACGCAGGAAAAGCAAGAGGGAGTCGTCGTCAGAGCGGAGCAGGCCTGGAAGCCAGACTCACTCACAGACAATCTACCCATTAGTGCAG GAGAACGGTGGCTATCTACTCAACGCCCTTTTGAAGAGGAGTATGAGTGAGGAACAGTCAGTACCTGACAGTATGCCAATGGCCACAGCTGCACCAGAAGCTTTCAAATTAGATGCCATGACACCCGAGTCGGAAGACTTTCACACAGTTCTCCAAAATTCAGCTGCACTCAGCTCCCAACAGCCCCAACCTCTGGCTCTGGGTTCCCAGCATTCGCCCAGCAGCCCTGGGCCCGTAGATCCTCTGGAAGAAGGGCTACGGTCCAGACTCAACCAAATGGTCAGCCGCGCCAACAGCAAAGACAGCAGCTCCTCTGAGGAGGAGTGCACGAAGCGAGCTGCGGAAAAACAGTTAGATAACGaaagtgacagacagagagagaagacgaggccgaaagacacagacagagacagagagaggcagagggttCTGGAAAGATTACGAGACAGGAACAGCattaaggagagagagaaagcaggtgACACAGTCAAGGTGAACggaaaagagatgaaaagaggTGAGAGACTAATTAAGAGTTCTTCGGTGAGAGAGGAAAGAGTCGGGAGGAGATTAGAGAAAAGGGTGGAAAGTTTGAAGGAGAAATTAGACGAGCAAgagcaaaagagaggagaaaaaagagagctGAACAGACAAAGCAAGAGACAACACAGAAGAGACGCGGAGAAGGAAACGGAGCAGAAAGGAGGAGCAAAGAGAAGTGGATCCAGTGCAAGTTCCCCTGCTATTACACCTTCATCCCAGGAGGGGGTGCTGTCAGACAACCAG CAGAAGTACTCGGCTGCATCTCTCTGCAGCATCACCACAGAGGTACTGAAGGTTTTGAACGCCACAGAAGAGCTGATTGGGGAGGCAGGAGGTGAGAGCTTCACCCCGTCTGAGTCCACGTGTGCTTCTCCCGTGTCCAACAGTGCAGAGGCCCGCAGGCTGGATCAGAGGCTGACCAAGATGGAGGAGAAT GTGTACCTCACTGCTGGTGCTGTGTATGGGCTTGAGGGGGCGCTGGGGGACCTGGAACACTGCGCCCGCAGTATTAACAGTGGAACCACAGACACGGAGCTGGCCTTCTTGGAGGACCAGGTGGCCACTGCAGCCGCTCAGGTTCAGCACTCTGAACTACAG ATTTCCAACATTGAGTCCAGAATATCAGCTCTGAAAACAGCTGGGTTGAATGTGACTGCCTGCAATCGCTTCTCCAAGTTTAAGCCAAAGGCCAAG CCTCAAACTTTGGACTCTTCACGCCATCAAAGGAGGAAGCTTCCAGCCCCTCCAATGAAAG aaaaaatggaGCCAGAGCAGCAGGTGAAAGCGTTTCGGCCATAG
- the myripb gene encoding rab effector MyRIP isoform X1 — protein sequence MAETLTVALRVAEEAIEEAIAKAEEFSDSLEKQNEARYLRDHKEELIEELATTIVQKIIQRRKRSEMQTEYDFVWPQPQSMIPPDELPSPSQTQTSSQGAQDTFKNSYTLWRSRSAFSLTSDDSPEKVPEDEGAGARGNLQNYASLKREGKATSLPSWRSVDRLDNSSASSVLHSPDGNWIALHSSQLSRPSLLTKRKSLVFSVLEKESGVVSAYDEMGSDSEEGDEGCWGVALRQFRRKLSDDTYYTDSQHDPEWTYTQHLPITSPSSGQFTNTETLNSDSEASSVLSACPRKPPHNHLRKKGPPDTHLHPHNLYHQHLQQNFSPYPHHSEALDVNFNPKVMGDSSEAEEKQSDLIRRSRRRRKSKRESSSERSRPGSQTHSQTIYPLVQENGGYLLNALLKRSMSEEQSVPDSMPMATAAPEAFKLDAMTPESEDFHTVLQNSAALSSQQPQPLALGSQHSPSSPGPVDPLEEGLRSRLNQMVSRANSKDSSSSEEECTKRAAEKQLDNESDRQREKTRPKDTDRDRERQRVLERLRDRNSIKEREKAGDTVKVNGKEMKRGERLIKSSSVREERVGRRLEKRVESLKEKLDEQEQKRGEKRELNRQSKRQHRRDAEKETEQKGGAKRSGSSASSPAITPSSQEGVLSDNQEGQNDLEQQQRLQLLSCLLQQQKYSAASLCSITTEVLKVLNATEELIGEAGGESFTPSESTCASPVSNSAEARRLDQRLTKMEENVYLTAGAVYGLEGALGDLEHCARSINSGTTDTELAFLEDQVATAAAQVQHSELQISNIESRISALKTAGLNVTACNRFSKFKPKAKPQTLDSSRHQRRKLPAPPMKEKMEPEQQVKAFRP from the exons atCATCCAGAGGAGGAAGCGCTCAGAGATGCAGACAGAGTATGACTTTGTCTGGCCTCAGCCTCAGTCCATGATCCCGCCCGATGAACTCCCCTCTCCGTCTCAGACGCAAACCTCGTCTCAAGGAGCACAGGACACTTTCAAGAACTCCTACACCCTCTGG cgaTCCCGGTCGGCGTTCTCCCTCACCAGTGACGACTCGCCAGAGAAAGTCCCTGAAGACGAAGGAGCAGGAGCGAGAGGTAACCTGCAAAATTACGCATCCCTGAAAAGAGAGGGTAAGGCCACTTCTCTGCCAAGCTGGAGGAGTGTCGACCGCCTGGACAACTCCA GTGCATCCTCAGTGCTTCACAGCCCAGATGGTAACTGGATCGCTCTGCACAGCTCTCAGCTGTCTCGTCCCAGCCTGCTAACCAAGAGGAAGAGCCTTGTGTTCAGCGTGTTGGAAAAGGAGTCTGGCGTCGTCTCAGCCTACGATGAGATGGGATCGGACTCTGAGGAGGGCGACGAAGGCTGCTGGGGCGTAGCGCTGAGACAGTTCCGCCGCAAGCTGTCCGACGATACGTACTACACGGACTCGCAGCACGACCCAGAGTGGACGTACACGCAGCACCTCCCCATCACCTCTCCATCCTCAGGCCAGTTCACCAACACAGAGACTCTTAACTCGGACTCAGAGGCTTCGTCGGTTCTGTCTGCGTGTCCCCGGAAACCTCCTCACAACCACCTGAGGAAGAAAGGCCCGCCGGACACCCATCTGCACCCTCATAACCTCTACCACCAACACCTCCAGCAGAACTTCTCTCCTTACCCACACCACTCAGAGGCACTGGATGTGAACTTTAATCCTAAG GTGATGGGAGACAGCAGTGAGGCAGAGGAGAAGCAAAGTGACCTCATCAGAAGGTCCCGGCGACGCAGGAAAAGCAAGAGGGAGTCGTCGTCAGAGCGGAGCAGGCCTGGAAGCCAGACTCACTCACAGACAATCTACCCATTAGTGCAG GAGAACGGTGGCTATCTACTCAACGCCCTTTTGAAGAGGAGTATGAGTGAGGAACAGTCAGTACCTGACAGTATGCCAATGGCCACAGCTGCACCAGAAGCTTTCAAATTAGATGCCATGACACCCGAGTCGGAAGACTTTCACACAGTTCTCCAAAATTCAGCTGCACTCAGCTCCCAACAGCCCCAACCTCTGGCTCTGGGTTCCCAGCATTCGCCCAGCAGCCCTGGGCCCGTAGATCCTCTGGAAGAAGGGCTACGGTCCAGACTCAACCAAATGGTCAGCCGCGCCAACAGCAAAGACAGCAGCTCCTCTGAGGAGGAGTGCACGAAGCGAGCTGCGGAAAAACAGTTAGATAACGaaagtgacagacagagagagaagacgaggccgaaagacacagacagagacagagagaggcagagggttCTGGAAAGATTACGAGACAGGAACAGCattaaggagagagagaaagcaggtgACACAGTCAAGGTGAACggaaaagagatgaaaagaggTGAGAGACTAATTAAGAGTTCTTCGGTGAGAGAGGAAAGAGTCGGGAGGAGATTAGAGAAAAGGGTGGAAAGTTTGAAGGAGAAATTAGACGAGCAAgagcaaaagagaggagaaaaaagagagctGAACAGACAAAGCAAGAGACAACACAGAAGAGACGCGGAGAAGGAAACGGAGCAGAAAGGAGGAGCAAAGAGAAGTGGATCCAGTGCAAGTTCCCCTGCTATTACACCTTCATCCCAGGAGGGGGTGCTGTCAGACAACCAG gAGGGACAGAATGACTTGGAGCAGCAACAGAGGCTCCAGTTGCTCTCCTGTCTATTACAGCAG CAGAAGTACTCGGCTGCATCTCTCTGCAGCATCACCACAGAGGTACTGAAGGTTTTGAACGCCACAGAAGAGCTGATTGGGGAGGCAGGAGGTGAGAGCTTCACCCCGTCTGAGTCCACGTGTGCTTCTCCCGTGTCCAACAGTGCAGAGGCCCGCAGGCTGGATCAGAGGCTGACCAAGATGGAGGAGAAT GTGTACCTCACTGCTGGTGCTGTGTATGGGCTTGAGGGGGCGCTGGGGGACCTGGAACACTGCGCCCGCAGTATTAACAGTGGAACCACAGACACGGAGCTGGCCTTCTTGGAGGACCAGGTGGCCACTGCAGCCGCTCAGGTTCAGCACTCTGAACTACAG ATTTCCAACATTGAGTCCAGAATATCAGCTCTGAAAACAGCTGGGTTGAATGTGACTGCCTGCAATCGCTTCTCCAAGTTTAAGCCAAAGGCCAAG CCTCAAACTTTGGACTCTTCACGCCATCAAAGGAGGAAGCTTCCAGCCCCTCCAATGAAAG aaaaaatggaGCCAGAGCAGCAGGTGAAAGCGTTTCGGCCATAG
- the myripb gene encoding rab effector MyRIP isoform X3 — MAETLTVALRVAEEAIEEAIAKAEEFSDSLEKQNEARYLRDHKEELIEELATTIVQKIIQRRKRSEMQTEYDFVWPQPQSMIPPDELPSPSQTQTSSQGAQDTFKNSYTLWRSRSAFSLTSDDSPEKVPEDEGAGARGNLQNYASLKREGKATSLPSWRSVDRLDNSSASSVLHSPDGNWIALHSSQLSRPSLLTKRKSLVFSVLEKESGVVSAYDEMGSDSEEGDEGCWGVALRQFRRKLSDDTYYTDSQHDPEWTYTQHLPITSPSSGQFTNTETLNSDSEASSVLSACPRKPPHNHLRKKGPPDTHLHPHNLYHQHLQQNFSPYPHHSEALDVNFNPKVMGDSSEAEEKQSDLIRRSRRRRKSKRESSSERSRPGSQTHSQTIYPLVQENGGYLLNALLKRSMSEEQSVPDSMPMATAAPEAFKLDAMTPESEDFHTVLQNSAALSSQQPQPLALGSQHSPSSPGPVDPLEEGLRSRLNQMVSRANSKDSSSSEEECTKRAAEKQLDNESDRQREKTRPKDTDRDRERQRVLERLRDRNSIKEREKAGDTVKVNGKEMKRGERLIKSSSVREERVGRRLEKRVESLKEKLDEQEQKRGEKRELNRQSKRQHRRDAEKETEQKGGAKRSGSSASSPAITPSSQEGVLSDNQKYSAASLCSITTEVLKVLNATEELIGEAGGESFTPSESTCASPVSNSAEARRLDQRLTKMEENVYLTAGAVYGLEGALGDLEHCARSINSGTTDTELAFLEDQVATAAAQVQHSELQISNIESRISALKTAGLNVTACNRFSKFKPKAKPQTLDSSRHQRRKLPAPPMKEKMEPEQQVKAFRP, encoded by the exons atCATCCAGAGGAGGAAGCGCTCAGAGATGCAGACAGAGTATGACTTTGTCTGGCCTCAGCCTCAGTCCATGATCCCGCCCGATGAACTCCCCTCTCCGTCTCAGACGCAAACCTCGTCTCAAGGAGCACAGGACACTTTCAAGAACTCCTACACCCTCTGG cgaTCCCGGTCGGCGTTCTCCCTCACCAGTGACGACTCGCCAGAGAAAGTCCCTGAAGACGAAGGAGCAGGAGCGAGAGGTAACCTGCAAAATTACGCATCCCTGAAAAGAGAGGGTAAGGCCACTTCTCTGCCAAGCTGGAGGAGTGTCGACCGCCTGGACAACTCCA GTGCATCCTCAGTGCTTCACAGCCCAGATGGTAACTGGATCGCTCTGCACAGCTCTCAGCTGTCTCGTCCCAGCCTGCTAACCAAGAGGAAGAGCCTTGTGTTCAGCGTGTTGGAAAAGGAGTCTGGCGTCGTCTCAGCCTACGATGAGATGGGATCGGACTCTGAGGAGGGCGACGAAGGCTGCTGGGGCGTAGCGCTGAGACAGTTCCGCCGCAAGCTGTCCGACGATACGTACTACACGGACTCGCAGCACGACCCAGAGTGGACGTACACGCAGCACCTCCCCATCACCTCTCCATCCTCAGGCCAGTTCACCAACACAGAGACTCTTAACTCGGACTCAGAGGCTTCGTCGGTTCTGTCTGCGTGTCCCCGGAAACCTCCTCACAACCACCTGAGGAAGAAAGGCCCGCCGGACACCCATCTGCACCCTCATAACCTCTACCACCAACACCTCCAGCAGAACTTCTCTCCTTACCCACACCACTCAGAGGCACTGGATGTGAACTTTAATCCTAAG GTGATGGGAGACAGCAGTGAGGCAGAGGAGAAGCAAAGTGACCTCATCAGAAGGTCCCGGCGACGCAGGAAAAGCAAGAGGGAGTCGTCGTCAGAGCGGAGCAGGCCTGGAAGCCAGACTCACTCACAGACAATCTACCCATTAGTGCAG GAGAACGGTGGCTATCTACTCAACGCCCTTTTGAAGAGGAGTATGAGTGAGGAACAGTCAGTACCTGACAGTATGCCAATGGCCACAGCTGCACCAGAAGCTTTCAAATTAGATGCCATGACACCCGAGTCGGAAGACTTTCACACAGTTCTCCAAAATTCAGCTGCACTCAGCTCCCAACAGCCCCAACCTCTGGCTCTGGGTTCCCAGCATTCGCCCAGCAGCCCTGGGCCCGTAGATCCTCTGGAAGAAGGGCTACGGTCCAGACTCAACCAAATGGTCAGCCGCGCCAACAGCAAAGACAGCAGCTCCTCTGAGGAGGAGTGCACGAAGCGAGCTGCGGAAAAACAGTTAGATAACGaaagtgacagacagagagagaagacgaggccgaaagacacagacagagacagagagaggcagagggttCTGGAAAGATTACGAGACAGGAACAGCattaaggagagagagaaagcaggtgACACAGTCAAGGTGAACggaaaagagatgaaaagaggTGAGAGACTAATTAAGAGTTCTTCGGTGAGAGAGGAAAGAGTCGGGAGGAGATTAGAGAAAAGGGTGGAAAGTTTGAAGGAGAAATTAGACGAGCAAgagcaaaagagaggagaaaaaagagagctGAACAGACAAAGCAAGAGACAACACAGAAGAGACGCGGAGAAGGAAACGGAGCAGAAAGGAGGAGCAAAGAGAAGTGGATCCAGTGCAAGTTCCCCTGCTATTACACCTTCATCCCAGGAGGGGGTGCTGTCAGACAACCAG AAGTACTCGGCTGCATCTCTCTGCAGCATCACCACAGAGGTACTGAAGGTTTTGAACGCCACAGAAGAGCTGATTGGGGAGGCAGGAGGTGAGAGCTTCACCCCGTCTGAGTCCACGTGTGCTTCTCCCGTGTCCAACAGTGCAGAGGCCCGCAGGCTGGATCAGAGGCTGACCAAGATGGAGGAGAAT GTGTACCTCACTGCTGGTGCTGTGTATGGGCTTGAGGGGGCGCTGGGGGACCTGGAACACTGCGCCCGCAGTATTAACAGTGGAACCACAGACACGGAGCTGGCCTTCTTGGAGGACCAGGTGGCCACTGCAGCCGCTCAGGTTCAGCACTCTGAACTACAG ATTTCCAACATTGAGTCCAGAATATCAGCTCTGAAAACAGCTGGGTTGAATGTGACTGCCTGCAATCGCTTCTCCAAGTTTAAGCCAAAGGCCAAG CCTCAAACTTTGGACTCTTCACGCCATCAAAGGAGGAAGCTTCCAGCCCCTCCAATGAAAG aaaaaatggaGCCAGAGCAGCAGGTGAAAGCGTTTCGGCCATAG